Within Candidatus Rubrimentiphilum sp., the genomic segment GTGATGTTCTGCAGGAAGAGCAGCGGCGTGCCGCGCTGCACGCAGAGTTCGATGAAGTGCGCGCCCTTGAGCGAGCTCTCGCTGAAGAGAATGCCATTGTTGGCCAGGATGCCGATCGGGTGGCCTTCGATGCGGGCGAAGCCGGTGACCAGCGTCTTGCCGTAACGCGCCTTGAATTCGTGAAACTCCGACGCGTCAACCAAACGCGCGATTACTTCGCGCACGTCATACCCGACGCGCGTATCCGAGGGAATGACGCCGTACAGCTCCTTCGGATCGTATTTTGGCGGCTGCGGTTCGACCATGTCCCACTGACGAGGCAGTTCGCGATGCAGGTTGGCGACGATCGATCGCACGATCGTCAACGCGTGCGCGTCATCTTCGGCGAAATGATCGGCGACTCCGGAGATTCGCGTATGCACGTCCGCTCCGCCCAAGTCTTCCGCCGTAACGATTTCGCCGGTGGCGGCTTTGACCAGCGGCGGCCCGGCCAAGAAGATCGTGCCGTTGTCTTTGACGATCACCGATTCGTCGGACATGGCCGGCACGTATGCGCCGCCCGCCGTTGACGAACCCATCACGGCCGCGATCTGCGGGATGCGTTTACCCGACATGCGTGCTTGATTGTAAAAGATCCGTCCGAAATGTTCGCGGTCCGGAAAGACTTCGTCTTGCCGCGGCAAGAACGCGCCGCCGGAATCGACCAAATAGATGCACGGCAGATGATTCTGCTCGGCGATCTCTTGCGCGCGCAGATGCTTCTTGACGGTGATCGGATAGTACGTTCCACCCTTCACCGTTGCATCGTTGGCGACGATTACGCAGTGCTGGCCTTCCACGATGCCGATCCCCGTGATGATCCCGGCGCCCGGCGCCTCGCCGTCATACATGCCGTTGGCTGCCAGCGGCGAGAACTCCAAGAAGAAAGATTTGGGATCGGTTAATTTCTCAACGCGCTCGCGGGCCGGCAGCTTGTTTCGCTTGCGATGTTTTTCGATCGCTTCCGGCCCGCCGCCCGAGCGCGCGGCTGCCAGCGCCTCGCGTAGCTGGTCGACCAAGCGGGTCATGTTTTCGAAGTTACGTTTATAGGTGTCGGTCTGAAGGTTCAGCCGGGTCTGGAGTACAGCCATGCGAGCGCGTTTTCGTTAAGCGTCCTTTAACCCCGTTTCCGCGCTCATCCGCTACAATGTGGCAAGAGTATGACAACCGCACTTACGCCCCGCACCGACGTCGCCGGCATGTACCGGCCCTCCGGGCAGCTCGATATCAGCACTGCGCTCGCAGCCTATAGCGGACCCTGGGACGAGCGCATGGCCGCGCATCTCTTGCGCCGCGCCGGGTTCGGGTCCACGCCGGACGAGGCCAAGCGCTACGGCAGCATGGGCGTCCACGCGGCGGTGGATGCACTGATAAACTTTCCGTCAACCGCCGGCTTGCCCGCGCCGGACAATCTGTACGATCCGCGCGCGACGCTGATGCAGTATTTCCAGTCGGGTGTGCGGCCGGGAATGGTCGACGATACGACCAAGCGCAAGATCGGACAAGAAGTTCGTCAGAACGAACGGCAATCCGTAATCGCGCTGCAGCGCTGGTGGCTCAACCGGATGCTGGCGACGCCCGCGCCGCTGCAAGAGAAGATGGCGCTCTATTTCCACGGCCACTTCACGTCCGCGGCGATTCAAAAGGGCGTCACGCCGGTGATGACCTACAACCAGAACCAACTCTTCCGCGACAACGCGCTCGGAAATTTGCGCGAGTTGACGTGGCAAGTCTCGATCGATCCCGCGATGATGATCTATTTGGACAATGCCCGCAGCGATCCGCAGCATCCAAACGAAAACTATGCGCGCGAGCTGATGGAACTCTTCACGCTCGGAGTCGGCAACTACAGCGAACAGGACGTGCGCGAGTCCGCCCGCGCTTGGACCGGCTACGTGCTTCGCCCGCGTGTCGGCGACGTGCAATTCGTCGCCTCGCGCCACGACGACGGAAGCAAAACGTTCTTAGGGCAGACCGGTAACTTTACCGGACGCGACATCGTCGACATCATCTACAAGCAGCCGGCGGCCGCGATGTTCTTTGCCAACAGTTTGCTGAACTTTTTCGTCTACAACGGGCCGGAACCGGAGCTGGTCGAGGCTGTTGCCAAGCTGATCCGCAAGAACGACTACAATCTCAAGCCGGTCATGTCCACGCTGCTTCGCAGCAACGTCTTTTTTTCCAACCGGACCTACCGGGCGCTCGTGAAGAGCCCCGTGGAGTTCGTCATCGGAACGTACAAGCAGTTCGACGCCAAGCAAGTTGACGATCGCGCCCAGCGCGCGCTCTTTGCGATGGGGCAAGTCCTGTTCTATCCGCCCAACGTCGCCGGCTGGCCGGGCGGCGCGAACTGGCTCACCAGCCAAACCGTCATCGCGCGCGAGAATTTCCTCGCATCGATGGTCAACTCGCCGATGATGGACGACGTAGGCTGGATGCAGCAAGTGCCTATGAAGGCCTCGCAAGCCGCGCATGACTTGGTGCAAACCGTTTTACACGGCGACGCGTCGCCGCAAGGCATCGCGCAAGTCACGGATTACCTCAACGGCGTAAACACTTCCGCACTCGGCATGCTCTCCGGAGAAAACTATCCCGAACGTGTCCGCGGAGCCGCTTATCTGACGATGGCGATGCCTGCGTACCAGCTAAACTGATGAGAAACCCTTCGATGCCTCAGGGTCCTTCGATACCTCAGGATGACAATGCATGAAACGTGGTAATTTTTTAGTCGGAGCGATCAGCGGGATCGCGGTGGTCGCAAACGCGGACCACGTCTTCGCCCGGGCGCTGGCGCAAACGCCGCTGCCGGGTCTGCCCGGAACGGCGAACCGGTGCCTCGTCCTGATCAATCTGCAGGGCGGAAACGACGGGCTGAACTGCGTCGTACCGCACGGCGACGCGCAGTATTATCAGGTGCGCCCGACGATCGGGATTGCGCGCGGCGACGTCCTGACTATCAACGACCGCCTCGGATTCAATCCGAACATGAAGTCGTTTAAGTCCATGTACGACAAGGGCAATGTTGCGGTCGTGCAGAGCGTCGGCTACCCGGACCCGGATCACTCGCACTTCCGCTCCACCGAGATCTGGCAGACCGCGGCGCCGACCAAGTACGAGCACACCGGTTGGCTCGGCCGCTATCTGGACGAAGCTGCTCTGCCCAAGGACAACCTCTTTAACGGCGTGGCGATTGCGCAGGTTCTACCTGAAGTTATGGTCGCTAATAAGACAGACGTGCCGGCCATCGCGCAGATCAACGGCTACGGGCTGATCAGCGATCGCAACAGCTCGGCGAGCATGGCGTACAGCAAACTGCTGACCGACAATCGCTTCCCATTCAGCTCACCATACCTGGCCCACGTTGCCGAAATCGAAGATCACGCGCAAAAGGGCTCGCAAGAATTGCCGAAACTAATCGCGGGCTACAAGACGGATGCGTCGTATCCGGCGACGCCGCTGGGACGCAGCCTCGCGCTGGCCGCACAGATTATCGGAAGCAATACCGGCACGCGCGTCCTGTACGTGCAGCACGGCTCGTTCGACACGCACATCGGCCAGAAAGCGACGCAGGACCGCCTGCTCGGCGAATTCTCGGATGCGATCAAAGCCTTCTACGACGACTTGGGCGCGCACGGGAACGATAATCGCGTGCTCACGATGACCTTCTCCGAGTTCGGCCGCCGCGTCGCCGAAAACGCGAGCCGCGGAACCGATCACGGTGAAGCTTCGCCGCTCTTTCTTATCGGCGGCGGCGTGAAAGGCGGGATTTACGGAGCGTATCCCGATCTCGCCAACACGAACATGGGCAACCTGAAGTTCGACACGGATTTCCGCAGCGTGTACGCAACGGTGCTCGAGCGCTGGCTCGGACGTCCGTCGGCCACGATCTTGCGAGGCCAGTTCCCGACCATCGCCGCGCTCGGCTAATTAGCTCTGCAGCGCGCGCTCCCGGTCGATGAGCGCGCGTTTGCGATCGAGGCCCCATTTATAGCCGCCCAGCTCGCCCGTTCCGCGAATGACGCGGTGGCATGGAATCGCGATCGCGCAGATATTTGAGGCGCAAGCGCGAGCCACGGCGCGCGCCGCGCCCGGCCGTCCGATCGCTTCAGCCACCTCGCCGTACGATTGCACTTGTCCGCGCGGAATCGACTGCAGATAGGCCCAGACGCGCATCTGAAACGCCGTCGCGCGCACGTCCAGCGGCAGGTCCAAGTCCGGTACACCGCCTTCCAAATGCCGTCTAAGCGCATCGGCCCATTGGGCTAGATGCGGATCGTTCGCGTTGTCCATCGGCGCAATATCGGCTTTCGAATACTCGCGGCGCAGTTGTTCCAGCAGCGCGTGCGCGCTCTCGCCGAATTGCACGAAGCACAGACCGCGATCGGTTGCGGCCACCATCATCAATCCGATCGGAGTCTCGACGGTGGCGTACGAGATCGTCACGCCCTCGCCGCTGCGCCGGTATTGTGCGGGCGTCATCCCGAGCCGGGTGTCCGCGCGTTCGTAGACGCGGCTCGCCGATCCATAGCCGGCGTCGTAGACCGCGGCGGTAACGTCCCGCGAAGTTTTTAGATCTGCTTTTAAGCGTCGCAGACGCAGCTCGTCCACATAGCGTTTCGGCGTTACGCCGACTGCCGCTTTAAAGCTGCGCAGAAAATGAAACGGGCTCATGCCGGCGACGCGCGCCAATACATCGAGCTTCGGCGATTCTTCGAGGTGCGCTTCCGCGTACTCGCACGCTGCGCTTATGCCGCTCCTCATGCCGGTCTCACGGCTCCTGGAACCCGGTTCGTTCGCGAATTGTTTCATGGCTTCAGCATAGCGCTCGATGAACCGGTCCGGCTATCCGAAAATTGCGATGGCATTCGCAGTTTCCGGCGAAACCCGCCGGAGTGATCGAGATTCTGTTTCTGGGCACCGGCGGCGCGCGCTTCGTCGTCGCGCGGCAGATTCGCGCGTCGGGCGGCATGTGGATGCGCTTTGGCCGGACGCAGATTCATGTGGACCCTGGCCCCGGCGCGCTCGTGCGCGCGCTTTCACGCGTGCCTCCGTGCAATCCGCGCGAGCTCGAGGCGATCGTGCTTTCCCATAAGCATCTCGACCATTCCAGCGACGTGAACGTCATGATCGAAGCCATGACCTCCGGCGGATTCCGGAAGCGCGGCGCAGTGCTGGCGCCCATCGATGCGCTCGAGGGAGAGCACGTTGTCTTGCCCTACGCGCAGAAGTTCGTGGAACGCGTCGAAGTCTTGAAGGCGAGTCATGGCCCGTACGCGATCGGCGATGTCGAAGTGTTCACGTCGATGCGTCACGTGCATGCGGTCGAGACGTATGGGCTGCACTTCAGGTACGAGGGCCGTACCGTCTCGTATCTGCCATGCGGCAAGTTTTTTGACGGCCTGATCGACGACTACCGTGCGCACTCGCCGGATCTGCTGGTCGTAAACGTTCTGCGTTACCGCGACGGTATGGATGTGGATCACCTCACGTTCGATCAGGCCCGCGAAGTGATACGCGGCGTGCATCCGCGAGTCGCCGTGCTGCAGCATTTCGGTACGCAGATGCTCGAGCAGGATCCGCCGCGGCTCGCCCGCGAGTTGGAGCGCGAGTTGGGCGTGCGCGTGATTGCCGCGTACGACGGCCTCTTGCTCGACGCCGATACGGAACTGTCCGCCGTTGCCGGTTGAGATTCTGCGAGTCGAACCCAGCGCGATCGAAGACTTCGTCCGAAGCAACGAACGTGAAGCGCTCAAGACGCTCTTCAATTTTAGCGTTGTGTGGCACGAGGAGCGGCATGACTTTGCCGCTATGGACGGCGACGTACTTGCAGGCGTGGCCACGATCCGCATCGCGGCGTCCCTGTCGCACGTCGAGCGCGTGTTCGTCTTACCGGAGCGGCGCCTGCAGGGCATCGGGCACGCGCTTCTGGAGCGCGCGGCGGAGGCGGCGAACTACTCCAACTGCCATAAGATGAGCGCACTCGTTCCACACCGCAGCGGCGCCCAACGATTTTTGGAACGCTGCAGCTATAAAGAAGAAGCTGTGCTGCCGCAGCACACGTTTAAGCTGGACATGGCCATGATGCGGCGGTTTTTGCTCTAGCTAGTGAATGCGCCGGCCGCGCGCCGGTTGATTGGGCGCCGGGCGCCGGATGAAGCCCGTCATCGGAGCCCACTCCGCCGGCAGCCGGCGTTGCGCGCGCAGCGCGCCATTATACAAGTACACGGCACCGTGCGACGAGCTCGCCGTAACGACCGAGCCGTTGCCGCCGAGCTGCGCGTCGGTCTGTCCGGCGCGAACCGCTCCGCCGCCGAAAGTCGAATAGATCCGGCCGACCGAGCTGTGCGCGCCGATCTGCACGTTACCCGCGCCGACGCCAATCCCGACGTTGCCGTTGGTGCTCTCAAAACGGGCCAAGCCCGGCTGGAAGCCGCCGTTGTCGTACACGATCGTGCCGTTGTAGCTTGAAACGTCTATCTGCCGCGACATGACGTTCTCGAACAAAATGTTACCGATGGCCGTGCGCGCACGAAAGCGATCGAAAGACGAACCGTCCGTCATGATCTGCCCGCGCGCGACTTGCACGAAGCCGGTGCCGCCGACGTTATGCAGCCGAGCTCCGCCGTTGTGAACCAGCAGCGCGAACGCGCCGTTGCGGTAATCTTGCACGTCGATGAGACCGCGCTGCACGTTACCCAGCAAAAGCGCAGTACCGGCCGGCAACATCACGAGCACGTTTGCATCCACAGCTTGAATGAAGATGCCGGCATGCGGAGCTGCGGTCAACGCAGGCAGTGCGAACTCTTCCGGCGGCAACACGATCGTGCCATCCGGCGTAAGAACTGTCGTCGCGAAGATCGGGATAGGGCGGGTCAGCGCCTGCGCGACGGCTTCCGGCCGGAAACTGCGCGCACTCACAGGTTGCGGCGAGCTCACCTGGACGTCGCTTCTGTTCCAGATCCGCACCGTCAGCGTTCCGCTGCGCATCATTACGCGCACGACCGGCGAGTCGCCGGCCGGCAAGACAATAGGCGCAGTCTGAGCACGCACCCACGACGGTTGCGCACTCAGTATGGCACATATGAAAATGAGGAGTCCGGCCGCCCGTCCCCTCACCCGGTTCGTCACCTTACTATTGTACGTGCCGCCGGCTCCCGTACATGAGAATACTATGAGATGCGCGGGAACCAAGCACGAAAGAGGGCGCCGCCCGTCTTCGATCGGAGCGCCTCGACGCTTCCGTCGTGCACGCGTGTTATCGATCGGACGATTGCTAGGCCCAACCCCGTGCCGGGAACGGCCCGGTTGCGCGACTTGTCGGTGCGATAAAACCGATCGAAAACGAAGGCCGCGTCGGCCGGATCGATGCCGGGGCCGGTATCCTCAACTTCGATACTAGCTTTACCATCTTGGGCGCGTACGCGAACCGTGACGCTGCCGGCGTCGGTGAATTTGATGGCGTTGTCGATCAAATTACTGAAAAGCTGCCGAATGAGTGAGGGGTCGCCCAGAATTTGCGGCTGTTCGTTGCCGCCGTCGAAAGTCAAGCGCAGGCCCTTGCCATGCGCGCGCGGCTGCGCGGCGGCAACCGCCTCCGCGCCGATCACGCCGAGCGGAACAGTTTCTTTAGGAATCGCTTCACCGGAGTCGGCTTTCGCCAGCGTTAGCATGCCCGCGACCATGCCGGCGAGCGAGGCGCTCTCCGTGGCGATCGTCTCCAAGCTCTCCCGGCGGACCTGCTCGTCGCGGTCGCCCCAACGCGCCAGCAGCTGTGCGTTGGCGTTAATGGACGTAAGCGGCGTCTTCAATTCATGCGAAGCGTCGGAGATAAACTGGCGCTCGCGCGCAAACGATTCTTCCAGACGCGCGAGCAAGTCGTCAAAGGTGGCGGCCAGTTTACCGACCTCGTCGTTGCGGTTCTTCCAGCGCAGCCGGCGGTTGAGGCGATCCGATCCGATTTCGCGCATCGCCAGCGCGAGTTGATTGATTGGATTGGTCGCTTGTGAAGCCAGCACCAGCGACAGTCCGCCGACGGCCAGAACCGACGCGATGAGAATTCCGACGATCGCCTGCCGCGTCTCGTTGAAAGCTCGATAGAGTTGGTCGAGCGGCTCACCGACGCGAACGATCAGCGCGTTCCGTCCGCTGCTCATCAGCTCGTTTTGAACCAAGAATGGTGTGCCGTGCAAGTCGGCGTCTTGAACCGCCGATGGTTTGGCGGCGGTGAGCTTCGGCGCCGGCGGAAACTCCGTAGTTCCCATGTTGAAGCTCTTGGCCACGTCGTGTCCATTCGTATCCTCAATTTCCAAATACGTTCCCGCGGCCGCCCAGCGTTCGAGATTGTCCGTGCTCTCAAGGGTAAGCAGCGCATCGCCGCTCGTATCCTGGATCGAAAACTGGTTGGGAGGCGGCAGCGCGACGCGCTTGATGTCCTGCATCGTTAACGCCAGATGCCCTTGCGCCTGGTCGTAGAGAATCTGCTCGAAACGTAAGGTGACGATCAACCCCAGCGCGAGGATGGCGGCGATCAGCAGCAGGGCATACCAGGCGGCGATTCGCCACCGTAGGGAAGTCACTAATCCTTGATGGTGTAACCGACTCCGCGCACGGTCGTGATCAGTTTGTCGTCGAAGCCGTCGTCGATCTTTCCGCGCAGATAGCGGATGTAGACGTCGATCAGGTTGGAGTCGCCCAGAAAGTCGCTTCCCCAAACGCCGTTGAAGAGTTCGTCGCGCGAATGGACCTTGTTGCGATGCAGCAGCAGGTATTCCAAGAGCGCGTATTCTTTGGCGGTCAAGTTGACCGGCTTGCCGTTCCGCGTGACTTCGTGGCGGTCGCGATCCATCGAGAGGTCGCGATAGACGATGACATTGCTGGCTGGTTCTTTATCGCGCAGGCGGGCACGAACGCGCGCCAGCAGTTCCTCGGTTGAAAAAGGCTTGGTCATGTAATCGTCCGCGCCCATGTCCAGGCCGGCGACGCGTTCGGGAACGCGATCCTTCGCCGTCAGCATGATGATTGGCACGCGGCTTTTGGCGCGCAGCCGGCGGCAAACTTCCAAGCCGTCCATTTTCGGCAGCATGAGATCCAAAACGACGAGGTCAGGTTCTTTGAGTGCGCGCTCTAAGCCCGAGAGACCATCGCGAGCGCTTTCGACTTCGTAACCTTCGTGTTCGAGTTCGAGCTGAAGGACGCGGCTGATCGCCGCGTCATCCTCGATGACCAGGATGCGAAAGCGCCGGTTAACGGCGCACCGGTCCTCGACGCGCGGGTGCGACAGCCGGACTCAGCTGGGAAATCCACATCGCGGCCGCACCTCCCAGCGCGATCCAAAGCAACGTTGCCGGTTGTGAAACGACCGCCAGAATTGCGCCGCCAACGACGTCGAGCGTGGAAACGACCGGAGCCGGACCGCCGCGCAAGATCAGCACGAGCAGCCAAGCGATCATGGCGACGCAGCCGCCCATGAGCCAGCCTTCCCACGGCTTGACCGCCAGGGTATGGCGGTAGATTGTACGATCCAGGATCGACGCCCGCAGGTTGGCGGGAGCCTCCTCGAGCGGGAGGTTGAAAAGTGCGCGGTCCAGATCGGCGTCGCTATAGTGTTTCATTCCGGTACTCCCGTTGCGGCTTGATTCAGCATTCGCCGCAACTGTTCTTTTGCGCGGAACAGGTGGGTCTTCACCGTTCCGATCGGTATCTCCAGCACTTGAGCGATCTCGTCGTACTGGCTGCCCTGCAGGTGGTAGAGCGTTATCACGGTGCGATATTTCTCCGGGAGCTGCGCGATCGCGGCTCGCAGCCGCCGGGCTTCGTCCCCGGCGATGGCTTGCTGCTCCGGCCCGGCCCCAGGGTCGGCCCGATCCGGAAGCTCCTCGTTCGAGTAACGTTTGCGGCGGTTCAATCGGTCGCAGCAGGCGTGGTAGGCGATCGAGAAGATCCAGGTCGAGAATTTGGCGCCCGGCCGGAAGGTGCGCAGGCTGCGGTAGGCCTTGAAAAACGCCTCCTGCGCGACGTCGCGGGCCTCCTCGGAGTCCCGCAGCGTCCTGTAGGCCAAGTGGTAGACCGCTCGGTCGTATCGCTCGACGAGCGTGCCGAAAGCCTCGCCCCGGCCCGCCAGCGCTTGCGTTACGAGCGTCTGGTCATCGACGGTGGTCGCGAGGTCGATAGCAGGGGCCTCCAGTACGGCTGCAGCCACGCTCGTCATACACGCGCGCGCGAAGCATTGTTTCGGCCGCCCTGAAACACTCCCCCGGCCCGGCCCGTACCTGGGGAAGAATGCGCTACACACGAACCGTCCTCATCGCCGTCCTCATCGCCGCCGAGGTTTTTATCGCGAGCGTCATCGTGGTCTCGGCCGGCGGCCTCAAGACGTTTTCGGACGCCGGGAACGCCCGCGATTTCAACTACACTCCCTATTCGCTGCCGGCGGTTGCGGTTGGTTCGCGTCCGCATGTGGTGATCGACGACCCGGATTCGCGCGTCGTCGTCACGCCGTCCACCGACGGCCAGGTCCACATCACCGACGCTACCAGCATCGGCGGCTGGGGCTGGGGTTCGCGTCCGCAACATCTGCAAGTGCGCAAGACTGCGGACGGAGTTGTCATCGCACGGCCCACGATAGCAAATCGCGTCATCATTTTCGGCTTTGAATCGAGCCGCACAGAAGTCGCTGTGCCGGCGGATGCAGTGCTTGAGATCACGCATGCCGGCGGCGCCGACGTGAGCGATCTCACGGGCACGATCAACGTCCATTCCGACGACGGACACATTGCGGCTACGAATGTCAAGAGCGTCGACGTCGCACTGACCACGGACGACGGACACATTACTCTGGACAACGTCGACGCGGACAAGCTCGCGGTCTCCACGCAGGACGGTTCTATCCGGGCTTCGTCGCTGCGCGTTCGCCAGGGCAGCGCGCATACCGGTGACGGTTCGGTCACGCTGGCATTTGCGGACGCGGGAGATCTTACGCTGCAGGCGCGCACCGGCGACGGCAGCATCAGAATTAACGGAGCGCGGCAAGGCGACTCGCCGCTGCGCGACTACAAACTTGGAAACGGCGGCGGTTCGCTGGACGTCTCAACGGAAGACGGCAGCATCCGCGTTTACACGAACGGAGCGAATTAAATGCAGTTCTCTGAATCTTTTGTCGCGGTCATCGCGATTCTCGTCGTCTTCGGAATGCCGCTCGCATTCGCAATGTCGCACCGTTGGTGGTCGCATCAAGAACGGCTGGAAATGATTAAGCGCGGAATGCCGCCGCCGCTCGATCCGCGCGAGGCGCGGCGAGCCGAACGTGCCGGCTATAATTACGCGAGTTACGCTTCCAACGACCCGAACTCGTGCTACTATCCCGATCGCATGTTGCGCAAAGGCGTGACGGTGGCAATGGTCGGTTTGGCGCTGTTGATCGGTCTGTCGTTTATCAATCCAGGACGTCCGGGACCGTGGCTCCTGGGCGGATTGATTCCGCTGTTCGTGGGCCTTGCGCAGATTATTTTGGCGTTGATGTCGGGCGCAAACTTCGGCGGGTGGACGCTTCAGGGGCCGCAGCCGGTGCAGCGTGGCACCATGCCGGGACAGACGCCGGCGCCTCCGCCCGGACCCTACGCTTGGCGGCCAGGACAAACGACGGAGCTCGAACCGCCCGTCCGTCCGCCTGACATAAGGCAGTAGATAAAGGAAGAACCGCCGGCAAGCCGGCGGTTCTTTTGTAAGTTAGCCTGTGGCTTTACTTACAGGATACCAGGGCGATTGCCCATCCAGCCGCAGTTCTCGTCCGGACGAGGTAACCGTCAGACGTCCGGTCGTAAACCTGGTAGCCCGCTCTTAGCGCGTCGGCTAGCGATTTGAAGACCATAAGACCTGCCATACCTGGACCCTCCTTTCTTTTTTTCGTTCTATACCCTATAACGGCTTTTGTCGCAAGTGGGTTCAGTCAAACGTCGCAATTTTGATTAAATATTCTGTAACGGGAGTATGTCCGGGCGGTTGCGAGAATGGTGCCGCGATGCCCAACGGGCCATCGGTACGTGATGTCCGCGTGCTCGATCGCACAGAACTTGCGCCCGGCGTAGTCCTCCTTGGTTTTTACGCTCCGGAGCTCGTTGCCGTGACTCGGCCGGGCCAGTTCGTCATGGCAATACCGCCAAGCGGCGAACGCGCCGCGACGGCGCTCGCCATCTATGAGGCGCAAGGAGAGCGCGCGAGTTTGCTGTTTTTCATCTGCGGCGCGCGGACGCGTGAATTGGCCGAATTACGAACGGGCGACACGCTTTCAATCACCGGTCCTTTGGGCAACGGTTTCGACGTGAATGGCGCGCGCAACGTTGCAATTGTAGCCGGCGGCGTGGGCATCGCATCGGTATTGCTTCCTGCGCAAATGCTAATCGAACAAGGCGCGCGCGTGCGGTTGTTTTACGGCGCGCGCAGCGAAAACTTCTTGGTCGATCGCGAGCGTTTCGAACGCGCCGGTTGCGAGCTCTGCTGCGCGACCGACGACGGATCGTTCGGTCACGCCGGATTCATCACCGAA encodes:
- a CDS encoding carboxyl transferase domain-containing protein, which encodes MAVLQTRLNLQTDTYKRNFENMTRLVDQLREALAAARSGGGPEAIEKHRKRNKLPARERVEKLTDPKSFFLEFSPLAANGMYDGEAPGAGIITGIGIVEGQHCVIVANDATVKGGTYYPITVKKHLRAQEIAEQNHLPCIYLVDSGGAFLPRQDEVFPDREHFGRIFYNQARMSGKRIPQIAAVMGSSTAGGAYVPAMSDESVIVKDNGTIFLAGPPLVKAATGEIVTAEDLGGADVHTRISGVADHFAEDDAHALTIVRSIVANLHRELPRQWDMVEPQPPKYDPKELYGVIPSDTRVGYDVREVIARLVDASEFHEFKARYGKTLVTGFARIEGHPIGILANNGILFSESSLKGAHFIELCVQRGTPLLFLQNITGFMVGKEYENRGIAKDGAKLVTAVACAEVPKFTIIIGGSFGAGNYGMAGRAYSPRQLWMWPNARISVMGGQQAASVLSTVKGDISAAEKAKIEEPILAKYEHEGSPYYSTARLWDDGILDPLESRRAIAMGLEAAANAPIAETRFGIFRM
- a CDS encoding DUF1800 domain-containing protein translates to MTTALTPRTDVAGMYRPSGQLDISTALAAYSGPWDERMAAHLLRRAGFGSTPDEAKRYGSMGVHAAVDALINFPSTAGLPAPDNLYDPRATLMQYFQSGVRPGMVDDTTKRKIGQEVRQNERQSVIALQRWWLNRMLATPAPLQEKMALYFHGHFTSAAIQKGVTPVMTYNQNQLFRDNALGNLRELTWQVSIDPAMMIYLDNARSDPQHPNENYARELMELFTLGVGNYSEQDVRESARAWTGYVLRPRVGDVQFVASRHDDGSKTFLGQTGNFTGRDIVDIIYKQPAAAMFFANSLLNFFVYNGPEPELVEAVAKLIRKNDYNLKPVMSTLLRSNVFFSNRTYRALVKSPVEFVIGTYKQFDAKQVDDRAQRALFAMGQVLFYPPNVAGWPGGANWLTSQTVIARENFLASMVNSPMMDDVGWMQQVPMKASQAAHDLVQTVLHGDASPQGIAQVTDYLNGVNTSALGMLSGENYPERVRGAAYLTMAMPAYQLN
- a CDS encoding DUF1501 domain-containing protein: MKRGNFLVGAISGIAVVANADHVFARALAQTPLPGLPGTANRCLVLINLQGGNDGLNCVVPHGDAQYYQVRPTIGIARGDVLTINDRLGFNPNMKSFKSMYDKGNVAVVQSVGYPDPDHSHFRSTEIWQTAAPTKYEHTGWLGRYLDEAALPKDNLFNGVAIAQVLPEVMVANKTDVPAIAQINGYGLISDRNSSASMAYSKLLTDNRFPFSSPYLAHVAEIEDHAQKGSQELPKLIAGYKTDASYPATPLGRSLALAAQIIGSNTGTRVLYVQHGSFDTHIGQKATQDRLLGEFSDAIKAFYDDLGAHGNDNRVLTMTFSEFGRRVAENASRGTDHGEASPLFLIGGGVKGGIYGAYPDLANTNMGNLKFDTDFRSVYATVLERWLGRPSATILRGQFPTIAALG
- a CDS encoding methylated-DNA--[protein]-cysteine S-methyltransferase, encoding MKQFANEPGSRSRETGMRSGISAACEYAEAHLEESPKLDVLARVAGMSPFHFLRSFKAAVGVTPKRYVDELRLRRLKADLKTSRDVTAAVYDAGYGSASRVYERADTRLGMTPAQYRRSGEGVTISYATVETPIGLMMVAATDRGLCFVQFGESAHALLEQLRREYSKADIAPMDNANDPHLAQWADALRRHLEGGVPDLDLPLDVRATAFQMRVWAYLQSIPRGQVQSYGEVAEAIGRPGAARAVARACASNICAIAIPCHRVIRGTGELGGYKWGLDRKRALIDRERALQS
- a CDS encoding MBL fold metallo-hydrolase produces the protein MIEILFLGTGGARFVVARQIRASGGMWMRFGRTQIHVDPGPGALVRALSRVPPCNPRELEAIVLSHKHLDHSSDVNVMIEAMTSGGFRKRGAVLAPIDALEGEHVVLPYAQKFVERVEVLKASHGPYAIGDVEVFTSMRHVHAVETYGLHFRYEGRTVSYLPCGKFFDGLIDDYRAHSPDLLVVNVLRYRDGMDVDHLTFDQAREVIRGVHPRVAVLQHFGTQMLEQDPPRLARELERELGVRVIAAYDGLLLDADTELSAVAG
- a CDS encoding GNAT family N-acetyltransferase; translated protein: MPVEILRVEPSAIEDFVRSNEREALKTLFNFSVVWHEERHDFAAMDGDVLAGVATIRIAASLSHVERVFVLPERRLQGIGHALLERAAEAANYSNCHKMSALVPHRSGAQRFLERCSYKEEAVLPQHTFKLDMAMMRRFLL
- a CDS encoding HAMP domain-containing sensor histidine kinase translates to MTSLRWRIAAWYALLLIAAILALGLIVTLRFEQILYDQAQGHLALTMQDIKRVALPPPNQFSIQDTSGDALLTLESTDNLERWAAAGTYLEIEDTNGHDVAKSFNMGTTEFPPAPKLTAAKPSAVQDADLHGTPFLVQNELMSSGRNALIVRVGEPLDQLYRAFNETRQAIVGILIASVLAVGGLSLVLASQATNPINQLALAMREIGSDRLNRRLRWKNRNDEVGKLAATFDDLLARLEESFARERQFISDASHELKTPLTSINANAQLLARWGDRDEQVRRESLETIATESASLAGMVAGMLTLAKADSGEAIPKETVPLGVIGAEAVAAAQPRAHGKGLRLTFDGGNEQPQILGDPSLIRQLFSNLIDNAIKFTDAGSVTVRVRAQDGKASIEVEDTGPGIDPADAAFVFDRFYRTDKSRNRAVPGTGLGLAIVRSITRVHDGSVEALRSKTGGALFRAWFPRIS
- a CDS encoding response regulator transcription factor, translating into MSHPRVEDRCAVNRRFRILVIEDDAAISRVLQLELEHEGYEVESARDGLSGLERALKEPDLVVLDLMLPKMDGLEVCRRLRAKSRVPIIMLTAKDRVPERVAGLDMGADDYMTKPFSTEELLARVRARLRDKEPASNVIVYRDLSMDRDRHEVTRNGKPVNLTAKEYALLEYLLLHRNKVHSRDELFNGVWGSDFLGDSNLIDVYIRYLRGKIDDGFDDKLITTVRGVGYTIKD